From a single Veillonellales bacterium genomic region:
- a CDS encoding amidohydrolase, which produces MAKILLKSAEALTPDGAIKQHDIAIEGCLISYVDTIPAGWQADRIIDCSGKLAIPGMINTHTHAAMTLFRSYADDMLLMDWLQNKIWPAEANLTEKDVYWGTLLSIAEMLKSGTTTFADMYFFMPQVARAVAESGIRAVLSRGMTGVAPNAEQALIESEDFFKQFHQAANGRITVMLGPHAPYTCPPEYLRKVVALAERLQAEIHIHLAETKDEVENCLKQYGKSPIALMDEIGVLDCGVLAAHCVHVSQEDIAIMQKKKVRVAHNPGSNMKLASGIAPVPEMLSAGLCVGLGTDGAASNNNLDMIREMRLAATLHKVHTLDPLAIPSKTAVDMATVNGAKALGLDHITGSIAVGYKADIALLDIHAPHWYPTHDKLSLLAYSAAASDVHTVLVDGQILLENRQLTTIDEEQLLYEVQKRGVRLVEKL; this is translated from the coding sequence GTGGCAAAAATTTTGTTAAAAAGCGCCGAAGCATTGACGCCGGATGGTGCGATAAAGCAGCATGATATTGCAATTGAGGGTTGTCTCATTTCCTATGTCGACACAATTCCTGCCGGCTGGCAGGCCGACCGTATTATTGACTGCAGCGGCAAACTTGCGATACCCGGTATGATAAATACCCATACCCATGCGGCCATGACACTGTTTCGCAGTTATGCCGACGATATGCTCCTAATGGATTGGCTGCAAAATAAAATCTGGCCGGCAGAAGCCAATTTAACCGAGAAAGACGTATATTGGGGAACGCTGCTGTCTATTGCCGAAATGCTGAAATCAGGAACAACTACTTTTGCCGACATGTATTTTTTTATGCCGCAAGTAGCCCGAGCAGTTGCTGAGAGCGGTATCCGCGCGGTTTTGTCCCGCGGTATGACCGGCGTTGCTCCCAATGCTGAACAGGCGTTGATTGAGAGTGAAGACTTCTTTAAACAGTTTCATCAGGCCGCTAATGGGCGCATAACCGTCATGCTTGGACCCCACGCCCCCTATACCTGTCCACCGGAGTATCTGAGAAAAGTGGTAGCATTAGCGGAACGATTACAAGCGGAAATTCACATTCACTTAGCGGAAACAAAGGATGAAGTGGAAAATTGCCTGAAACAATACGGCAAATCACCGATTGCTTTGATGGATGAAATCGGCGTACTGGATTGCGGCGTATTAGCCGCTCATTGCGTTCATGTGTCACAGGAAGATATAGCGATTATGCAGAAGAAGAAAGTTCGTGTTGCACATAATCCGGGAAGCAACATGAAACTGGCCAGCGGGATTGCGCCGGTACCGGAAATGTTAAGTGCCGGATTATGTGTGGGATTGGGTACCGATGGCGCTGCCAGCAACAACAATCTGGATATGATCAGGGAAATGCGTTTAGCAGCCACGCTCCACAAAGTACATACGCTGGATCCTTTGGCTATACCGTCCAAAACGGCAGTGGATATGGCTACAGTCAACGGGGCAAAAGCACTGGGGCTGGACCATATAACCGGTTCTATTGCCGTTGGTTATAAAGCAGATATCGCTTTATTGGATATTCATGCTCCCCATTGGTATCCGACACATGATAAACTATCGCTTCTGGCTTATTCAGCCGCCGCCAGCGATGTGCATACCGTGCTGGTAGACGGACAAATTTTACTGGAGAACAGGCAATTAACAACTATTGATGAAGAACAATTGCTTTATGAGGTGCAAAAACGGGGAGTGCGTCTTGTAGAAAAACTATAA
- a CDS encoding DUF1858 domain-containing protein → MPITKEMSITEVVQKHPQTVEIFRNHGMGCLGCAAARFENIEQGASAHGIDIEALIADLNKTVAGK, encoded by the coding sequence ATGCCAATTACGAAAGAAATGAGTATTACTGAAGTTGTCCAAAAGCATCCGCAAACGGTCGAGATATTTCGCAATCATGGCATGGGTTGCTTAGGTTGTGCCGCTGCTCGTTTTGAAAATATCGAACAGGGAGCTTCTGCTCATGGTATTGATATTGAGGCGCTTATTGCTGATTTAAATAAAACAGTCGCAGGTAAATAA
- a CDS encoding ASCH domain-containing protein yields the protein MRALNFYSSNYHNQLVCRRKTCTIRRGDKTDKYSEGDIVWVTVGKRFSQRKKIYTAVIDRVLVKPISQLTKEDLQGENPDITSVDDLMDFLQSVYDKTLTLSDTVTVVYFSEIIE from the coding sequence ATGCGTGCCTTAAATTTTTATTCCTCAAATTATCACAATCAATTGGTTTGCCGACGTAAAACCTGCACGATTCGCCGTGGCGATAAAACAGATAAGTATTCGGAAGGTGATATTGTCTGGGTAACAGTAGGGAAACGCTTCTCCCAAAGAAAGAAAATTTATACTGCCGTTATTGACCGAGTTCTTGTTAAGCCAATCTCTCAGCTTACAAAAGAAGATTTGCAAGGCGAAAATCCAGATATTACTAGCGTCGATGATTTAATGGACTTTTTGCAGTCTGTTTATGATAAGACGTTGACCCTCAGTGACACTGTCACTGTGGTTTATTTCTCTGAAATCATCGAATAG
- a CDS encoding adenosylhomocysteinase produces the protein MESMIKNISLAPQGHDKINWVRQFMPVLNILNDKLSHDRPLKGKNMVLTMHLEAKTAYLALVLKNAGANVAVTGSNPLSTQDDVAAALAEQGVTVLAWYNTSAEEYKQLLHRALDTKPNIIVDDGGDLVSLLHTERRELLDNIWGGSEETTTGVIRLKALAAEGRLKFPMIAVNDAYCKYLFDNRYGTGQSTWDGIMRTTNLTVTGKTVVIAGYGWCGKGASMRAKGLGANVIITEVNPIKAIEAVFDGFRVMPMQEAAKLGDIFVTLTGCKDVIRQEHFAVMKSGAILANAGHFDVEINKTDLSQAAVSRRDVRKNIEEFAMADGRKIYLLAEGRLVNLAAGDGHPTEIMDLSFAMQALAVLHIAEHHGEMENKVYTIEDAMNNRVASLKLGAMGLAIDHLSAEQQQYLKQA, from the coding sequence ATGGAATCAATGATTAAAAATATCAGTCTTGCCCCTCAGGGACATGATAAAATTAACTGGGTGAGGCAGTTTATGCCGGTTCTCAATATTTTAAATGATAAATTATCCCACGACAGGCCATTAAAGGGGAAAAATATGGTTTTAACAATGCATTTAGAAGCTAAAACAGCCTATTTGGCACTGGTGCTAAAAAATGCCGGCGCAAATGTAGCCGTTACCGGCAGCAATCCGTTATCGACCCAGGACGACGTAGCGGCAGCCTTAGCGGAGCAGGGAGTGACCGTGCTTGCCTGGTACAACACTTCAGCCGAAGAATATAAACAGTTGCTGCATAGAGCATTAGATACTAAACCGAACATTATTGTCGACGATGGCGGCGATTTGGTATCTTTACTGCATACAGAACGCCGGGAACTGCTTGACAATATCTGGGGTGGATCGGAAGAAACGACTACAGGCGTAATTCGTCTAAAAGCCTTAGCCGCAGAGGGGCGACTGAAATTTCCGATGATAGCGGTAAATGACGCCTACTGCAAGTATCTGTTTGATAACCGGTATGGTACGGGGCAGTCTACTTGGGATGGAATTATGCGGACAACCAATCTTACTGTAACCGGTAAAACAGTTGTCATTGCCGGATATGGCTGGTGCGGCAAAGGAGCTTCCATGCGGGCGAAGGGGCTGGGGGCTAATGTGATCATAACCGAAGTAAACCCGATTAAAGCCATAGAAGCCGTTTTTGATGGCTTTCGGGTTATGCCGATGCAGGAAGCCGCGAAACTGGGCGATATCTTTGTCACGCTAACCGGATGCAAAGATGTGATCCGTCAGGAACATTTTGCCGTGATGAAATCCGGAGCGATTTTGGCTAACGCCGGCCACTTTGATGTGGAAATCAATAAAACGGATTTGTCGCAAGCGGCAGTATCCCGCCGGGATGTTCGTAAAAATATCGAAGAGTTCGCCATGGCTGACGGACGTAAAATTTATCTGCTGGCCGAAGGGCGGTTAGTAAATCTTGCCGCCGGCGACGGACATCCTACAGAAATCATGGATTTGTCTTTTGCTATGCAAGCTTTGGCCGTACTGCATATTGCCGAACATCATGGTGAAATGGAAAATAAAGTATATACTATAGAGGATGCAATGAACAACCGTGTAGCCTCGCTTAAATTGGGAGCAATGGGGCTGGCAATTGATCATTTATCCGCGGAACAGCAGCAATATCTCAAGCAGGCATGA
- a CDS encoding stage V sporulation protein D — MASAAHGTIRKRVACLFLFVAVIMAGLSCRLMYIQFYRSNWLMENAIDQRMRDIPVEAKRGIIFDRNGRELAISVSTESVYAIPAEIRDVDETAAKLAAILALDEDKLSVKLKKRQAFTWVKRKIDAEPAKAVKMLDLPGIGLTQESRRVYPHDNLAAHVLGFTGIDSQGLDGVEITFDSYLKGRSGSIVIEYDARGHEIPYVTHRFVPPVEGQDVYLTIDMVIQQIVEREIERVMKETQAKSVTILAMQPRTGEILALANRPDYNPNQFADYSPKTWRNIAVSNAYEPGSTFKIITTTAALGEKVVTLEDRFFDPGVIEVQGRKIHCWKHGGHGSETFREVVENSCNVGFVTVGLRLGRDPFYQYLDSFGLGQTTQIDLPGEAKGILIDRLQAKPINLATMAMGQSIAVTPIQLLTAVAAVANDGVRTRPQIVREVRDKSGKKIRGFEPDVVNQIVDKATAKQVQEVLESVVANGTGKNAYIEGFRIAGKTGTAQKVGAGGYEPGKYVASFVGFAPADNPQIVMLVMIDEPVGLYYGGQIAAPVFGAIMKDVLQYLKVAPRLLSAGGNEDKKSHVLVPSVINLSVPEAVNILQKAGLNARIEEEGERVADQIPKPGSRVPQGATTLLYTLTSRYNEGEVTVPDCHGLSLRQAAELLAQIGLSIQPVGSGDKVSRQNPLPGNKVVSGASITLFFE, encoded by the coding sequence TTGGCGTCAGCTGCACATGGTACCATCAGAAAAAGGGTAGCGTGTCTGTTCCTATTTGTGGCGGTTATTATGGCAGGACTTAGTTGTCGTCTCATGTATATCCAATTCTATCGCAGTAATTGGTTAATGGAAAATGCCATCGATCAGAGGATGCGTGATATTCCGGTCGAAGCAAAACGGGGAATTATTTTTGATCGAAATGGCAGGGAACTGGCAATTAGTGTAAGTACTGAATCTGTTTACGCCATACCTGCAGAAATACGTGATGTCGATGAAACAGCAGCCAAATTGGCTGCTATTTTGGCGTTGGATGAGGATAAGTTGTCGGTAAAACTAAAAAAGCGTCAGGCTTTTACCTGGGTAAAGCGAAAGATTGACGCTGAGCCGGCCAAAGCAGTAAAAATGCTGGATTTGCCGGGTATAGGATTGACTCAGGAGAGCCGGCGGGTTTATCCTCACGATAATTTGGCAGCTCATGTCCTGGGATTTACCGGGATTGACAGTCAGGGATTAGATGGGGTAGAAATCACCTTTGACAGTTATTTAAAAGGACGTTCCGGCAGTATAGTGATTGAATACGATGCCCGCGGCCATGAAATACCGTATGTCACTCATCGGTTTGTTCCGCCGGTGGAAGGCCAAGATGTTTATCTTACGATTGATATGGTTATCCAGCAAATTGTTGAACGGGAAATCGAGCGGGTTATGAAGGAGACTCAGGCAAAATCGGTAACGATTCTTGCTATGCAGCCGCGTACGGGCGAAATATTGGCTTTGGCCAACCGACCGGATTATAATCCCAACCAATTCGCTGATTATTCACCAAAAACCTGGCGCAATATTGCTGTATCCAACGCTTACGAACCTGGTTCAACGTTTAAGATTATTACTACAACGGCCGCTTTGGGAGAAAAAGTGGTTACTTTGGAAGATCGCTTTTTTGATCCTGGAGTGATCGAAGTACAAGGAAGAAAAATTCATTGCTGGAAACATGGCGGGCATGGCAGTGAAACTTTCCGGGAAGTAGTAGAGAATTCCTGTAATGTGGGTTTTGTTACCGTGGGGCTTCGCTTAGGCCGCGATCCTTTTTATCAGTATCTGGACTCTTTCGGTTTGGGTCAGACGACTCAGATTGACTTGCCGGGGGAAGCCAAGGGAATTTTGATTGACCGGCTGCAGGCAAAGCCAATTAATTTAGCTACTATGGCAATGGGGCAAAGCATTGCGGTAACGCCGATTCAATTATTGACGGCCGTAGCGGCAGTTGCCAATGATGGTGTTAGAACCAGGCCCCAAATTGTTCGCGAAGTCAGGGATAAAAGCGGAAAGAAAATTCGCGGCTTTGAACCGGATGTCGTGAATCAGATTGTGGATAAGGCAACAGCCAAACAGGTTCAGGAAGTCCTGGAAAGTGTAGTGGCTAACGGAACCGGTAAGAATGCATATATTGAAGGATTCAGGATTGCCGGTAAAACAGGAACAGCACAAAAAGTAGGCGCCGGTGGCTATGAGCCGGGGAAATATGTGGCCTCGTTTGTCGGATTTGCACCTGCCGATAATCCCCAGATCGTCATGCTGGTAATGATTGATGAACCGGTAGGCCTTTATTATGGCGGACAAATTGCGGCACCGGTTTTTGGGGCTATCATGAAAGATGTGCTACAATATTTAAAAGTGGCGCCGCGGCTTTTGTCAGCCGGGGGGAATGAGGACAAGAAAAGTCATGTTTTAGTACCCAGTGTTATTAACTTATCAGTACCGGAGGCGGTAAATATTTTACAGAAGGCAGGACTAAACGCCCGGATCGAAGAAGAGGGGGAGCGGGTTGCGGATCAGATTCCGAAACCGGGCAGCCGTGTCCCCCAGGGCGCTACTACGCTCCTATATACCTTAACGTCCCGTTACAATGAAGGGGAAGTTACTGTTCCCGACTGTCATGGCCTTTCTTTACGGCAAGCGGCTGAACTTCTTGCCCAAATAGGATTAAGTATTCAGCCGGTTGGTTCAGGTGACAAAGTAAGCAGGCAGAATCCCTTACCGGGGAATAAAGTGGTCTCAGGTGCTAGTATTACGTTATTTTTTGAATAG
- the mtnA gene encoding S-methyl-5-thioribose-1-phosphate isomerase: MRSMEWDNSCLKLLNQTLLPGKVEYRECRDYRAVAEAIRRLEVRGAPAIGAAAAFAFVLGAREIVTENDFFAKLAGIAAELKQTRPTAINLSWAIEKMRAVVNAYPGSKEDKTELLTALETEAINIYQQDENVNHRISQYGASLFDKPTAVLTHCNAGALATVAWGTALGVIRAAWSQGKIDRVYADETRPLLQGARLTAWELQQDNIPVTLITDNMAGWIMKKKLVQSVIVGADRITANGDVANKIGTYSVAVLAKQHNIPFYVAAPVSTFDFAMYSGEDIPIEERQAEEVTVFAGHRIAPESIDVFNPAFDVTPSSFVTAIITEFGLLRSPYSSAISKLKIMKDGMHNGIND, from the coding sequence TTGCGTTCAATGGAATGGGATAATTCTTGTTTAAAACTATTAAATCAAACTTTACTGCCTGGTAAAGTCGAATATAGGGAATGCCGGGATTATCGGGCAGTGGCGGAAGCAATCCGCCGTTTGGAAGTTCGCGGTGCTCCCGCGATTGGCGCGGCAGCGGCTTTTGCCTTCGTATTAGGAGCCAGGGAGATTGTGACCGAGAATGATTTTTTTGCGAAACTGGCGGGAATTGCTGCGGAACTTAAACAAACCAGACCAACGGCAATCAATCTTTCTTGGGCTATTGAAAAGATGAGGGCAGTAGTGAATGCGTATCCGGGCAGCAAGGAAGATAAGACCGAATTGCTAACAGCGTTAGAAACAGAAGCGATCAATATCTATCAGCAGGACGAGAACGTGAATCACCGCATCTCTCAATATGGAGCAAGTTTATTTGACAAACCGACAGCCGTATTAACTCATTGTAATGCCGGTGCTTTGGCAACTGTAGCCTGGGGAACCGCATTAGGGGTTATTCGCGCTGCCTGGTCACAAGGAAAAATAGACCGGGTATATGCCGATGAAACCCGTCCCTTGTTGCAGGGAGCAAGACTGACAGCCTGGGAATTACAACAGGATAATATTCCGGTTACTTTAATTACCGACAATATGGCTGGCTGGATCATGAAAAAAAAGCTGGTACAATCAGTCATCGTCGGCGCCGACAGAATAACGGCCAACGGTGATGTAGCAAATAAAATCGGCACTTATAGCGTAGCTGTACTGGCCAAACAGCATAATATTCCTTTTTATGTAGCTGCACCGGTTTCAACTTTTGACTTTGCTATGTACAGTGGGGAGGATATCCCAATTGAAGAGCGTCAAGCCGAAGAAGTAACCGTATTTGCCGGCCACCGGATCGCACCGGAAAGCATCGACGTATTTAATCCGGCTTTTGATGTTACGCCAAGTTCCTTCGTTACGGCAATTATTACCGAGTTCGGCCTTCTGCGGTCTCCTTATTCCAGCGCGATCAGCAAATTAAAAATCATGAAGGATGGGATGCACAATGGAATCAATGATTAA
- the rsmH gene encoding 16S rRNA (cytosine(1402)-N(4))-methyltransferase RsmH encodes MEFHHISVLLEESVSALVTDPAGIYVDCTLGGSGHAAQIVSRLQPAGRFVGIDQDPAAIHTGQIRLAKVACKVDIVQGNFQQMGNILQELHIDAVDGIFFDLGVSSYQLDVAERGFSYMQDAPLDMRMNPTADLSAYHVINTYSVERLAQIIADYGEERWAKRIAKFIAEARLSAPVETTGQLVDIIKRAIPAAARRDGPHPAKRTFQAIRIEVNNELGILPATFITAVDKLKPGGRLGIITFHSLEDRIAKKTLQSMAKGCICPPKLPVCVCGHKPQIKLLGKPIVPSEAEINANPRARSAKLRLAEKVGI; translated from the coding sequence GTGGAATTTCACCATATAAGTGTTTTGCTGGAAGAAAGTGTGTCGGCTCTAGTGACGGATCCTGCCGGAATTTATGTTGATTGTACGTTAGGCGGCAGCGGACATGCGGCACAAATAGTCAGCCGCTTGCAGCCAGCGGGTCGGTTTGTGGGTATAGACCAGGATCCGGCAGCAATTCATACCGGCCAAATCCGTTTGGCGAAAGTTGCTTGCAAGGTGGACATTGTTCAAGGGAATTTCCAGCAGATGGGGAATATTTTGCAGGAATTGCACATCGACGCAGTTGACGGTATTTTTTTTGATTTAGGCGTATCATCCTATCAACTGGATGTGGCTGAACGGGGATTTTCTTATATGCAGGATGCCCCCCTTGATATGCGGATGAACCCGACAGCTGACTTATCGGCTTACCATGTAATCAACACCTATTCGGTGGAACGGCTGGCCCAAATCATTGCCGACTATGGTGAGGAGCGCTGGGCGAAACGAATTGCAAAGTTTATTGCGGAAGCTCGCCTTTCTGCACCGGTGGAGACTACCGGACAATTGGTTGACATTATAAAAAGGGCGATTCCCGCAGCTGCCAGAAGAGACGGGCCCCATCCGGCAAAACGTACTTTTCAGGCAATACGGATTGAGGTGAACAATGAACTGGGGATTTTACCCGCAACATTTATTACGGCGGTTGATAAGTTAAAGCCGGGCGGACGGTTAGGTATCATTACATTTCATTCTCTGGAAGATCGAATTGCCAAAAAGACGCTGCAGAGTATGGCGAAAGGCTGTATTTGTCCCCCTAAGCTGCCGGTGTGCGTCTGCGGCCACAAGCCGCAAATCAAGCTTCTGGGCAAACCGATTGTGCCGTCAGAGGCTGAAATTAATGCGAACCCCCGAGCCCGAAGTGCAAAACTGCGTCTGGCGGAAAAAGTAGGAATTTAG
- a CDS encoding phosphate propanoyltransferase, which produces MSDKKIPVGISARHVHVSREDLDILFGSGYELTVKKALSQPGQFASNETVDLVTEKNTFKKVRILGPIRNATQVELALTDGMKLGLKLPVKDSGNHAGTPGITIVGPKGSVDIKQGVIAACRHIHMTPADAAQHNVKDKEIVQVKFEGDRALIFDKVLIRVSDTCKLDMHIDTDEANACMCKNGDTVEIIK; this is translated from the coding sequence ATGTCTGACAAAAAAATTCCAGTGGGTATTTCCGCACGGCACGTACATGTTTCCCGGGAAGATCTTGATATTCTTTTTGGCTCAGGCTATGAGCTTACTGTTAAGAAGGCTTTGTCTCAGCCGGGACAATTTGCCAGTAATGAAACAGTAGATTTGGTAACAGAGAAAAACACTTTTAAAAAGGTACGAATTTTAGGACCAATACGTAACGCAACTCAAGTGGAACTTGCTTTGACGGATGGAATGAAACTTGGCTTAAAGCTGCCAGTCAAGGATTCCGGGAATCATGCGGGAACACCCGGTATTACGATTGTAGGACCTAAAGGGTCGGTAGATATTAAACAGGGAGTCATCGCTGCCTGCCGTCATATTCACATGACTCCGGCCGATGCCGCGCAGCATAATGTGAAAGATAAAGAAATTGTGCAAGTAAAATTTGAAGGTGACCGTGCATTGATATTTGATAAAGTCTTGATTCGAGTCAGCGATACTTGTAAATTAGATATGCATATTGATACTGATGAGGCAAATGCTTGTATGTGTAAAAATGGGGATACGGTTGAAATTATAAAGTAG
- a CDS encoding UDP-N-acetylmuramoyl-L-alanyl-D-glutamate--2,6-diaminopimelate ligase produces the protein MKTLQELAALLSNAAITGDIKQPVQALTHDSRQVRPGTLFVCLTGTKVDGHDYIEQARQKGAIAVLVEKAVAIAGITVIKVPDTRLAMQQIAPYFYDYPAEKLRIIGITGTNGKTTTTYLIRSILQQAGFRVGVIGTIQIMIDDQVLPIHNTTPDVIELQSVLAKMVVAKMDYVVMEVSSHALALNRIAGCEFDVAVFTNMTRDHLDFHGTFENYLAAKSRLFQLVSEPSNRKAGKAAVVNIDDPAASTILRSSHCRTISYSVNQSADLQAKDIDIQARGASFVIVSEQGDIPIKLKITGVFNVYNVLAAAGTALAEAIDGKLIKQALENFVSVPGRFELVAAGQPFSVIVDFAHTPDGLENILKTVQQFAKGKIITVFGCGGDRDRTKRPIMGHIAAELSDVVIATSDNPRTEEPEAILSEIEAGILKNLTAGKTYEKIIDRRQAIQRALELAKDEDTVIIAGKGHEPYQILKERTIAFDDREIVRELVRGMK, from the coding sequence ATGAAGACATTACAGGAACTCGCCGCTTTGCTGTCCAATGCAGCGATAACAGGAGATATAAAACAACCGGTTCAGGCTTTAACCCATGATTCAAGACAGGTAAGGCCCGGCACTTTATTCGTCTGTCTGACCGGCACTAAAGTTGATGGTCATGACTATATTGAGCAGGCTCGTCAAAAGGGAGCCATAGCGGTATTGGTTGAAAAAGCTGTGGCAATTGCCGGGATAACGGTGATTAAGGTACCGGATACCCGTTTGGCCATGCAGCAAATTGCGCCTTATTTTTATGACTATCCAGCCGAAAAGTTGAGAATCATTGGAATCACCGGCACAAATGGCAAGACTACAACGACCTATCTGATTCGCAGCATTTTACAGCAGGCGGGTTTCCGGGTAGGCGTAATCGGAACAATACAAATTATGATCGACGATCAGGTTTTGCCAATTCATAATACTACTCCGGATGTGATTGAACTTCAGTCCGTATTAGCCAAAATGGTCGTTGCCAAAATGGATTATGTGGTGATGGAAGTGTCTTCCCATGCTTTAGCGTTGAACAGGATTGCCGGTTGTGAGTTTGATGTAGCGGTGTTTACCAACATGACCCGGGACCATCTTGATTTTCACGGGACATTTGAAAACTACCTTGCAGCAAAATCTCGTTTATTCCAATTGGTGAGTGAGCCCAGTAATCGTAAGGCGGGCAAGGCGGCAGTGGTTAATATTGATGATCCTGCAGCCAGTACGATTCTTCGAAGTTCACACTGCCGGACTATATCCTACAGCGTGAATCAGTCGGCGGATTTACAGGCGAAAGATATTGATATCCAGGCCAGGGGAGCGAGTTTCGTAATAGTGTCGGAACAGGGAGATATTCCAATCAAGCTTAAAATTACCGGCGTTTTTAATGTGTACAATGTCTTGGCGGCTGCCGGGACAGCTTTGGCGGAAGCTATTGACGGTAAACTGATAAAACAGGCGCTTGAAAATTTTGTCAGTGTGCCGGGGCGGTTTGAACTGGTGGCTGCCGGACAGCCGTTTAGCGTGATTGTTGATTTCGCTCATACTCCGGATGGATTGGAAAATATTTTAAAGACGGTACAACAGTTTGCTAAAGGGAAAATCATTACCGTATTTGGCTGCGGCGGTGATCGCGACCGGACCAAACGGCCGATTATGGGGCATATTGCAGCTGAATTATCCGATGTGGTCATTGCGACTTCCGATAACCCCCGGACGGAAGAGCCGGAAGCAATTTTGAGTGAAATTGAGGCTGGCATTTTGAAAAATCTGACTGCCGGTAAAACCTATGAAAAGATTATTGACAGACGTCAGGCAATCCAGCGGGCGCTGGAATTAGCAAAAGATGAGGATACGGTTATTATTGCCGGAAAAGGGCATGAACCTTATCAGATTTTAAAAGAGAGAACCATTGCTTTTGACGATCGGGAGATAGTCCGAGAGCTTGTCAGGGGGATGAAATAG
- the mraZ gene encoding division/cell wall cluster transcriptional repressor MraZ, with protein MLMGEYLHTIDTKGRLILPVKFREELGDTFVITKGLDGCLFVYAMEEWATLEEKLKRLPLAKPEARAFVRFFFAGAAEGVCDKQGRVLLPNNLREYAHLEKDVVVIGVSNRVEIWAQNTWDSYSEQIGPTVAQISESLADLGI; from the coding sequence GTGCTGATGGGAGAGTATTTACACACGATAGATACGAAGGGCCGGCTCATTTTACCTGTAAAATTTCGCGAAGAATTAGGCGACACTTTTGTCATTACCAAGGGACTGGATGGTTGTTTGTTCGTATACGCTATGGAAGAATGGGCTACGCTAGAAGAAAAATTAAAACGCTTGCCATTAGCAAAACCGGAAGCTAGGGCTTTTGTTCGTTTCTTTTTTGCTGGAGCGGCAGAAGGTGTATGCGATAAACAGGGTCGTGTTCTTCTTCCCAATAACCTGAGAGAATATGCCCATTTAGAAAAAGATGTTGTAGTGATTGGCGTGTCCAACCGGGTTGAAATTTGGGCTCAAAACACCTGGGATTCTTATAGTGAACAAATCGGGCCAACGGTAGCCCAAATCTCCGAGAGCTTGGCGGATTTAGGTATTTGA
- a CDS encoding class II aldolase/adducin family protein produces the protein MNGYSEIKLEILTAGIALFKKNLVTGTWGNLSSRVPGTDLLAITPSGRDYRKLQNDDIVIVGRNGLTVQGHLIPSSELPLHLAIYKARQDVQAIVHTHSVFASACAVARRAIPPIIEDLVQVTGGSVEVAEYALPGTAELARNVVTALGNRSAALLANHGVVCCARSVTEAMTACELVEKAAEIYLYAQQLGGAVTLNQQDVATMHEFYVKHYRKLQGDDE, from the coding sequence ATGAACGGATATTCTGAAATTAAGCTGGAAATTTTAACGGCTGGGATTGCTCTTTTTAAAAAAAATCTGGTAACCGGGACCTGGGGAAATCTTAGTTCGCGAGTGCCCGGAACTGATTTATTGGCTATCACCCCTTCCGGACGGGATTATCGAAAATTGCAAAATGATGATATCGTCATTGTTGGCAGAAATGGTCTTACGGTACAGGGGCATTTAATACCATCATCTGAATTGCCGCTGCATTTGGCCATTTATAAGGCACGGCAGGATGTACAAGCAATTGTGCATACCCATAGTGTTTTTGCCAGCGCTTGTGCAGTTGCCCGCAGGGCGATTCCGCCTATTATTGAGGATTTGGTTCAAGTAACAGGCGGTAGTGTTGAGGTAGCCGAATATGCACTACCGGGAACGGCGGAACTGGCACGAAACGTGGTAACAGCATTGGGAAACCGCAGCGCAGCCCTACTCGCCAATCATGGCGTTGTTTGCTGTGCCCGAAGCGTAACAGAAGCGATGACAGCTTGCGAACTGGTGGAAAAAGCAGCCGAAATTTATCTGTACGCCCAACAGCTTGGCGGTGCCGTTACTCTTAATCAACAGGATGTTGCGACGATGCATGAATTTTACGTAAAGCATTATCGAAAACTTCAAGGAGACGATGAATAA